In a single window of the Salvelinus namaycush isolate Seneca chromosome 6, SaNama_1.0, whole genome shotgun sequence genome:
- the LOC120049975 gene encoding tubby-related protein 3-like, whose product MSYYSIRPSSSANFSSTLTASALDDESTSLRQQKLEKQRALLEQKQRRKRQEPLMVQPNPEARPRHSRPRRSEEQAPLVESRLSITSDVIMDGIDGPAAFMGSEAPDLGTKIQILSVSKSQPLSLSQPLHQSPLAEEPDRDGDTETLLEPKTDIHELLQKRGLSGSMNYEEASEDEEHGDEDRPRSLSPNPESTRPASASSAKSNTECMTPGSPTAESALIEVDNLEEFVVRPALRGVTVKCRISRDKKGMDRGLYPTYFMHMEREDGRKLFLLAGRKRKKSKTSNYLISVDATDLSREGESFMGKLRSNLMGTKFTVYDQGTNPCKNPGALLEESNTRQELAAICYETNVLGFKGPRKMTVIIPGMNMNFERVPVRPNSEQDSLLSKWQNHSLENLIELHNKAPVWNDDTQSYVLNFHGRVTQASVKNFQIVHDNDPDYIVMQFGRVAEDVFTLDYNYPMCALQAFAIGLSSFDSKLACE is encoded by the exons ATGAGTTACTACAGCATAAG ACCCTCCAGCTCCGCCAATTTCTCCTCTACCTTAACAGCAAG TGCCCTTGATGATGAAAGCACCAGCCTCAGGCAGCAGAAGCTGGAAAAGCAG AGGGCGCTGTTGGAGCAGAAGCAGCGGCGGAAGCGGCAGGAGCCTCTGATGGTGCAGCCCAACCCAGAGGCCCGGCCCAGGCACTCCAGGCCTCGGCGCAGTGAGGAGCAGGCCCCGTTGGTGGAGTCACGCCTCAGCATCACCAGTGATGTAATCATGGACG GTATCGACGGCCCTGCTGCCTTCATGGGCTCTGAGGCCCCAGACCTGGGTACCAAGATCCAGATTCTGTCGGTGAGCAAgtcccagcccctgtccctgtcccagcCGCTGCACCAGTCTCCCCTCGCCGAGGAGCCTGACCGGGACGGGGACACGGAGACTCTGCTGGAGCCCAAGACGGACATCCACGAGCTGCTGCAGAAACGAG GTCTGTCAGGCAGTATGAACTACGAAGAGGCCAGTGAGGATGAGGAACACGGTGATGAAGACCGGCCACGCTCGCTGTCCCCCAACCCAGAGTCAACACGGCCTGCGTCTGCTTCCAGCGCAAAGTCCAACACA GAGTGCATGACACCGGGGTCGCCCACGGCGGAGAGCGCCCTGATCGAAGTGGACAACCTGGAGGAGTTTGTGGTGCGCCCCGCCCTCCGCGGCGTCACCGTCAAGTGCCGCATATCCCGGGACAAGAAGGGAATGGACCGCGGCCTGTACCCCACCTACTTTATgcacatggagagagaggacggCAGGAAG CTGTTTCTTCTGGCTGGGAGGAAGAGGAAAAAGAGCAAGACGTCCAACTACCTGATCTCAGTGGACGCCACGGACCTGTCACGCGAGGGAGAGAGCTTCATGGGGAAACTGAG GTCTAACCTGATGGGGACCAAGTTCACGGTGTATGACCAAGGCACCAACCCCTGTAAGAACCCTGGAGCTCTGCTGGAGGAGAGCAACACACGACAGGAACTCGCAGCCATCTGCTAt GAGACCAACGTTCTGGGGTTCAAAGGTCCCCGCAAGATGACCGTCATCATCCCAGGCATGAACATGAACTTTGAGAGGGTCCCCGTCCGACCAAACAGT GAGCAGGACAGCCTTCTAAGTAAGTGGCAGAACCATTCACTGGAGAACCTGATCGAGCTGCACAACAAGGCCCCTGTGTGGAACGACGACACCCAGTCCTACGTGCTCAATTTCCACGGCCGCGTCACACAGGCCTCTGTCAAGAACTTTCAGATCGTCCACGACAACGATC CGGACTACATCGTAATGCAGTTTGGCAGAGTGGCCGAGGACGTATTCACCTTAGACTACAACTACCCCATGTGTGCCCTGCAAGCCTTCGCCATTGGCCTGTCCAGTTTCGACAGCAAACTGGCCTGCGAGTGA
- the rhno1 gene encoding RAD9, HUS1, RAD1-interacting nuclear orphan protein 1, translated as MPRKTRKKSLPNSQKPSLLFFEPPLDDARYHNVPKVSGALNPKSFLDEEQRQNSCTACSSWVSPQFDQLPPPAPRGRRGRKKCLSATSILDKSSHLSRKGSVYKFQALSFQRRSTAQPLHQKHACRKKAVESALGAHEEQQGLQVHKVGSLSTEYLSNQDETETPTPRTSLRKGTAERRRLSEVTPEDAASTSGRCVGVLRTSAANVARHGKSPASCSARTPASATHHTPGTDNVFSPLDVETPELHHDGSSSFLRLLLPASQPMTPPHTVTSEILATDTPERDYGVKVTWRRRKGLMRLLRDRGYLSSAEALISI; from the exons ATGCCCCGTAAAACAAGAAAGAAATCTTTGCCAAACTCACAGAAGCCGTCGTTGTTGTTTTTTGAGCCACCACTTGATGACGCCAGATACCACAATGTGCCTAAAGTGAGCGGCGCACTCAATCCCAAATCATTTCTAGATGAGGAGCAGCGACAGAACAGCTGCACAGCCTGTAGTTCTTGG GTGAGTCCACAGTTTGATCAGCTACCGCCCCCtgcacccagaggaaggcgaggGAGGAAGAAGTGCCTCTCTGCAACAAGCATTCTTGACAAGAGTTCTCACTTATCCAGAAAAGGTAGTGTTTACAAGTTCCAAGCCTTATCCTTTCAGAGAAGGTCAACAGCCCAACCTCTCCATCAAAAGCATGCATGTAGAAAGAAGGCTGTAGAATCTGCTCTTGGGGCCCATGAGGAGCAGCAGGGCTTGCAAGTTCATAAGGTTGGTTCTCTAAGTACAGAGTACCTAAGTAACCAAGATGAAACGGAGACACCAACACCGAGAACTTCTCTCAGGAAAGGGACAGCTGAGAGGAGACGGTTGTCAGAGGTAACACCGGAAGATGCAGCATCAACCTCCGGCAGATGTGTGGGGGTCCTTAGAACGTCAGCTGCCAATGTTGCCAGACATGGCAAGAGCCCAGCGTCATGCTCTGCTCGGACTCCTGCCTCAGCAACACACCACACCCCTGGCACGGACAATGTCTTCTCCCCACTTGATGTAGAGACTCCAGAGTTACACCATGATGGAAGTTCCTCCTTTCTTCGCCTCCTGTTGCCTGCGTCACAGCCGATGACCCCGCCACATACTGTGACTTCAGAGATTTTAGCAAcagacaccccagagagagactaTGGAGTCAAGGttacatggaggaggaggaaagggctGATGAGGTTGCTGAGGGACCGAGGTTATCTTTCAAGTGCAGAGGCACTAATTAGCATCTAA